The Labrus mixtus chromosome 16, fLabMix1.1, whole genome shotgun sequence genome window below encodes:
- the nfyc gene encoding nuclear transcription factor Y subunit gamma isoform X1, which produces MSADAFGAGGSDAQQTLQSFWPRVMEEIRNLTVKDFRVQELPLARIKKIMKLDEDVKMISAEAPVLFAKAAQIFITELTLRAWIHTEDNKRRTLQRNDIAMAITKFDQFDFLIDIVPRDDLKPPKRQEEMRQSVAPAEPVQYYFTLAQQPGAVQVQGTQSAQQAGAQAATTIQPGQIIIAQSQQGQMLQGATMQQFQQVQVQSQGTPITSAPVMQVSEGQQVQIVQAAQGQAQTAQAQGQTMQVMQQIITNTGEIQQIPVQLNTGQLQYIRLAQPVSGAQVVQGQIQTLANTQQITQAEVQQGQQQFNQFTDGQKIFSDVQYDVNSSDNVFQLYQIQQVTMPAGQELTQPMFIQSTNQAGETQVTQVTTE; this is translated from the exons AAGGATTTTCGCGTGCAGGAGTTACCTCTAGCCCGAATCAAAAAGATCATGAAGCTGGATGAGGATGTCAAG ATGATCAGTGCAGAGGCTCCAGTCCTGTTTGCTAAGGCAGCTCAGATCTTCATCACAGAGCTCACCCTCAGAGCGTGGATCCACACCGAGGACAACAAGAGGCGCACGCTACAG AGGAACGACATTGCCATGGCAATAACAAAATTCGACCAGTTTGACTTCCTGATCGACATCGTGCCCCGGGATGACCTGAAGCCTCCAAAACGACAG GAGGAGATGCGTCAGTCGGTAGCTCCAGCCGAGCCGGTGCAGTACTACTTCACTTTGGCCCAGcagcctggagctgtgcaggtgCAGGGGACACAGTCTGCCCAGCAGGCTGGAGCACAAGCAGCCACAACCATTCAGCCGGGGCAGATTATCATCGCACAATCCCAACAAGGACAG ATGCTGCAAGGTGCCACCATGCAACAGTTTCAGCAAGTGCAGGTGCAATCACAAGGCACACCCATCACG AGTGCACCTGTCATGCAGGTGAGTGAGGGTCAACAGGTACAGATTGTCCAAGCTGCGCAGGGTCAAGCTCAAACAGCTCAAGCCCAAGGCCAGACCATGCAGGTCATGCAGCAAATCATCACCAACACAGGAGAGATCCAGCAAATCCCg GTGCAGCTTAACACCGGCCAACTACAATACATCCGTCTAGCTCAGCCTGTGTCTGGGGCCCAAGTGGTCCAAGGACAGATTCAGACTCTTGCCAACACCCAGCAG aTCACTCAGGCAGAAGTACAGCAAGGACAGCAGCAGTTCAACCAGTTTACTGACGGACAG AAGATCTTCTCAGATGTACAGTATGATGTTAATTCATCAGACAATGTCTTT CAGTTGTATCAGATTCAGCAGGTGACAATGCCAGCAGGACAGGAGCTGACCCAACCAATGTTCATTCAGTCCACTAACCAGGCGGGTGAAACACAGGTCACGCAGGTCACCACTGAATGA
- the nfyc gene encoding nuclear transcription factor Y subunit gamma isoform X6, with protein sequence MSADAFGAGGSDAQQTLQSFWPRVMEEIRNLTVKDFRVQELPLARIKKIMKLDEDVKMISAEAPVLFAKAAQIFITELTLRAWIHTEDNKRRTLQRNDIAMAITKFDQFDFLIDIVPRDDLKPPKRQEEMRQSVAPAEPVQYYFTLAQQPGAVQVQGTQSAQQAGAQAATTIQPGQIIIAQSQQGQSAPVMQVSEGQQVQIVQAAQGQAQTAQAQGQTMQVMQQIITNTGEIQQIPVQLNTGQLQYIRLAQPVSGAQVVQGQIQTLANTQQITQAEVQQGQQQFNQFTDGQKIFSDVQYDVNSSDNVFQLYQIQQVTMPAGQELTQPMFIQSTNQAGETQVTQVTTE encoded by the exons AAGGATTTTCGCGTGCAGGAGTTACCTCTAGCCCGAATCAAAAAGATCATGAAGCTGGATGAGGATGTCAAG ATGATCAGTGCAGAGGCTCCAGTCCTGTTTGCTAAGGCAGCTCAGATCTTCATCACAGAGCTCACCCTCAGAGCGTGGATCCACACCGAGGACAACAAGAGGCGCACGCTACAG AGGAACGACATTGCCATGGCAATAACAAAATTCGACCAGTTTGACTTCCTGATCGACATCGTGCCCCGGGATGACCTGAAGCCTCCAAAACGACAG GAGGAGATGCGTCAGTCGGTAGCTCCAGCCGAGCCGGTGCAGTACTACTTCACTTTGGCCCAGcagcctggagctgtgcaggtgCAGGGGACACAGTCTGCCCAGCAGGCTGGAGCACAAGCAGCCACAACCATTCAGCCGGGGCAGATTATCATCGCACAATCCCAACAAGGACAG AGTGCACCTGTCATGCAGGTGAGTGAGGGTCAACAGGTACAGATTGTCCAAGCTGCGCAGGGTCAAGCTCAAACAGCTCAAGCCCAAGGCCAGACCATGCAGGTCATGCAGCAAATCATCACCAACACAGGAGAGATCCAGCAAATCCCg GTGCAGCTTAACACCGGCCAACTACAATACATCCGTCTAGCTCAGCCTGTGTCTGGGGCCCAAGTGGTCCAAGGACAGATTCAGACTCTTGCCAACACCCAGCAG aTCACTCAGGCAGAAGTACAGCAAGGACAGCAGCAGTTCAACCAGTTTACTGACGGACAG AAGATCTTCTCAGATGTACAGTATGATGTTAATTCATCAGACAATGTCTTT CAGTTGTATCAGATTCAGCAGGTGACAATGCCAGCAGGACAGGAGCTGACCCAACCAATGTTCATTCAGTCCACTAACCAGGCGGGTGAAACACAGGTCACGCAGGTCACCACTGAATGA
- the nfyc gene encoding nuclear transcription factor Y subunit gamma isoform X4: MSADAFGAGGSDAQQTLQSFWPRVMEEIRNLTVKDFRVQELPLARIKKIMKLDEDVKMISAEAPVLFAKAAQIFITELTLRAWIHTEDNKRRTLQRNDIAMAITKFDQFDFLIDIVPRDDLKPPKRQEEMRQSVAPAEPVQYYFTLAQQPGAVQVQGTQSAQQAGAQAATTIQPGQIIIAQSQQGQMLQGATMQQFQQVQVQSQGTPITSAPVMQVSEGQQVQIVQAAQGQAQTAQAQGQTMQVMQQIITNTGEIQQIPVQLNTGQLQYIRLAQPVSGAQVVQGQIQTLANTQQITQAEVQQGQQQFNQFTDGQQLYQIQQVTMPAGQELTQPMFIQSTNQAGETQVTQVTTE; the protein is encoded by the exons AAGGATTTTCGCGTGCAGGAGTTACCTCTAGCCCGAATCAAAAAGATCATGAAGCTGGATGAGGATGTCAAG ATGATCAGTGCAGAGGCTCCAGTCCTGTTTGCTAAGGCAGCTCAGATCTTCATCACAGAGCTCACCCTCAGAGCGTGGATCCACACCGAGGACAACAAGAGGCGCACGCTACAG AGGAACGACATTGCCATGGCAATAACAAAATTCGACCAGTTTGACTTCCTGATCGACATCGTGCCCCGGGATGACCTGAAGCCTCCAAAACGACAG GAGGAGATGCGTCAGTCGGTAGCTCCAGCCGAGCCGGTGCAGTACTACTTCACTTTGGCCCAGcagcctggagctgtgcaggtgCAGGGGACACAGTCTGCCCAGCAGGCTGGAGCACAAGCAGCCACAACCATTCAGCCGGGGCAGATTATCATCGCACAATCCCAACAAGGACAG ATGCTGCAAGGTGCCACCATGCAACAGTTTCAGCAAGTGCAGGTGCAATCACAAGGCACACCCATCACG AGTGCACCTGTCATGCAGGTGAGTGAGGGTCAACAGGTACAGATTGTCCAAGCTGCGCAGGGTCAAGCTCAAACAGCTCAAGCCCAAGGCCAGACCATGCAGGTCATGCAGCAAATCATCACCAACACAGGAGAGATCCAGCAAATCCCg GTGCAGCTTAACACCGGCCAACTACAATACATCCGTCTAGCTCAGCCTGTGTCTGGGGCCCAAGTGGTCCAAGGACAGATTCAGACTCTTGCCAACACCCAGCAG aTCACTCAGGCAGAAGTACAGCAAGGACAGCAGCAGTTCAACCAGTTTACTGACGGACAG CAGTTGTATCAGATTCAGCAGGTGACAATGCCAGCAGGACAGGAGCTGACCCAACCAATGTTCATTCAGTCCACTAACCAGGCGGGTGAAACACAGGTCACGCAGGTCACCACTGAATGA
- the nfyc gene encoding nuclear transcription factor Y subunit gamma isoform X7, producing MSADAFGAGGSDAQQTLQSFWPRVMEEIRNLTVKDFRVQELPLARIKKIMKLDEDVKMISAEAPVLFAKAAQIFITELTLRAWIHTEDNKRRTLQRNDIAMAITKFDQFDFLIDIVPRDDLKPPKRQEEMRQSVAPAEPVQYYFTLAQQPGAVQVQGTQSAQQAGAQAATTIQPGQIIIAQSQQGQSAPVMQVSEGQQVQIVQAAQGQAQTAQAQGQTMQVMQQIITNTGEIQQIPVQLNTGQLQYIRLAQPVSGAQVVQGQIQTLANTQQITQAEVQQGQQQFNQFTDGQQLYQIQQVTMPAGQELTQPMFIQSTNQAGETQVTQVTTE from the exons AAGGATTTTCGCGTGCAGGAGTTACCTCTAGCCCGAATCAAAAAGATCATGAAGCTGGATGAGGATGTCAAG ATGATCAGTGCAGAGGCTCCAGTCCTGTTTGCTAAGGCAGCTCAGATCTTCATCACAGAGCTCACCCTCAGAGCGTGGATCCACACCGAGGACAACAAGAGGCGCACGCTACAG AGGAACGACATTGCCATGGCAATAACAAAATTCGACCAGTTTGACTTCCTGATCGACATCGTGCCCCGGGATGACCTGAAGCCTCCAAAACGACAG GAGGAGATGCGTCAGTCGGTAGCTCCAGCCGAGCCGGTGCAGTACTACTTCACTTTGGCCCAGcagcctggagctgtgcaggtgCAGGGGACACAGTCTGCCCAGCAGGCTGGAGCACAAGCAGCCACAACCATTCAGCCGGGGCAGATTATCATCGCACAATCCCAACAAGGACAG AGTGCACCTGTCATGCAGGTGAGTGAGGGTCAACAGGTACAGATTGTCCAAGCTGCGCAGGGTCAAGCTCAAACAGCTCAAGCCCAAGGCCAGACCATGCAGGTCATGCAGCAAATCATCACCAACACAGGAGAGATCCAGCAAATCCCg GTGCAGCTTAACACCGGCCAACTACAATACATCCGTCTAGCTCAGCCTGTGTCTGGGGCCCAAGTGGTCCAAGGACAGATTCAGACTCTTGCCAACACCCAGCAG aTCACTCAGGCAGAAGTACAGCAAGGACAGCAGCAGTTCAACCAGTTTACTGACGGACAG CAGTTGTATCAGATTCAGCAGGTGACAATGCCAGCAGGACAGGAGCTGACCCAACCAATGTTCATTCAGTCCACTAACCAGGCGGGTGAAACACAGGTCACGCAGGTCACCACTGAATGA
- the nfyc gene encoding nuclear transcription factor Y subunit gamma isoform X3 gives MSADAFGAGGSDAQQTLQSFWPRVMEEIRNLTVKDFRVQELPLARIKKIMKLDEDVKMISAEAPVLFAKAAQIFITELTLRAWIHTEDNKRRTLQRNDIAMAITKFDQFDFLIDIVPRDDLKPPKRQEEMRQSVAPAEPVQYYFTLAQQPGAVQVQGTQSAQQAGAQAATTIQPGQIIIAQSQQGQSAPVMQVSEGQQVQIVQAAQGQAQTAQAQGQTMQVMQQIITNTGEIQQIPVQLNTGQLQYIRLAQPVSGAQVVQGQIQTLANTQQVKTMTIKITFVKTNCLISRNVCYLDVNLIRTCFGFQITQAEVQQGQQQFNQFTDGQQLYQIQQVTMPAGQELTQPMFIQSTNQAGETQVTQVTTE, from the exons AAGGATTTTCGCGTGCAGGAGTTACCTCTAGCCCGAATCAAAAAGATCATGAAGCTGGATGAGGATGTCAAG ATGATCAGTGCAGAGGCTCCAGTCCTGTTTGCTAAGGCAGCTCAGATCTTCATCACAGAGCTCACCCTCAGAGCGTGGATCCACACCGAGGACAACAAGAGGCGCACGCTACAG AGGAACGACATTGCCATGGCAATAACAAAATTCGACCAGTTTGACTTCCTGATCGACATCGTGCCCCGGGATGACCTGAAGCCTCCAAAACGACAG GAGGAGATGCGTCAGTCGGTAGCTCCAGCCGAGCCGGTGCAGTACTACTTCACTTTGGCCCAGcagcctggagctgtgcaggtgCAGGGGACACAGTCTGCCCAGCAGGCTGGAGCACAAGCAGCCACAACCATTCAGCCGGGGCAGATTATCATCGCACAATCCCAACAAGGACAG AGTGCACCTGTCATGCAGGTGAGTGAGGGTCAACAGGTACAGATTGTCCAAGCTGCGCAGGGTCAAGCTCAAACAGCTCAAGCCCAAGGCCAGACCATGCAGGTCATGCAGCAAATCATCACCAACACAGGAGAGATCCAGCAAATCCCg GTGCAGCTTAACACCGGCCAACTACAATACATCCGTCTAGCTCAGCCTGTGTCTGGGGCCCAAGTGGTCCAAGGACAGATTCAGACTCTTGCCAACACCCAGCAGGTAAagacaatgacaataaaaataacattcGTAAAAACTAACTGTCTGATATCTAGGAATGTATGTTACTTGGATGTGAATTTAATTAGaacttgttttggttttcagaTCACTCAGGCAGAAGTACAGCAAGGACAGCAGCAGTTCAACCAGTTTACTGACGGACAG CAGTTGTATCAGATTCAGCAGGTGACAATGCCAGCAGGACAGGAGCTGACCCAACCAATGTTCATTCAGTCCACTAACCAGGCGGGTGAAACACAGGTCACGCAGGTCACCACTGAATGA
- the nfyc gene encoding nuclear transcription factor Y subunit gamma isoform X5 — MSADAFGAGGSDAQQTLQSFWPRVMEEIRNLTVDFRVQELPLARIKKIMKLDEDVKMISAEAPVLFAKAAQIFITELTLRAWIHTEDNKRRTLQRNDIAMAITKFDQFDFLIDIVPRDDLKPPKRQEEMRQSVAPAEPVQYYFTLAQQPGAVQVQGTQSAQQAGAQAATTIQPGQIIIAQSQQGQMLQGATMQQFQQVQVQSQGTPITSAPVMQVSEGQQVQIVQAAQGQAQTAQAQGQTMQVMQQIITNTGEIQQIPVQLNTGQLQYIRLAQPVSGAQVVQGQIQTLANTQQITQAEVQQGQQQFNQFTDGQQLYQIQQVTMPAGQELTQPMFIQSTNQAGETQVTQVTTE; from the exons GATTTTCGCGTGCAGGAGTTACCTCTAGCCCGAATCAAAAAGATCATGAAGCTGGATGAGGATGTCAAG ATGATCAGTGCAGAGGCTCCAGTCCTGTTTGCTAAGGCAGCTCAGATCTTCATCACAGAGCTCACCCTCAGAGCGTGGATCCACACCGAGGACAACAAGAGGCGCACGCTACAG AGGAACGACATTGCCATGGCAATAACAAAATTCGACCAGTTTGACTTCCTGATCGACATCGTGCCCCGGGATGACCTGAAGCCTCCAAAACGACAG GAGGAGATGCGTCAGTCGGTAGCTCCAGCCGAGCCGGTGCAGTACTACTTCACTTTGGCCCAGcagcctggagctgtgcaggtgCAGGGGACACAGTCTGCCCAGCAGGCTGGAGCACAAGCAGCCACAACCATTCAGCCGGGGCAGATTATCATCGCACAATCCCAACAAGGACAG ATGCTGCAAGGTGCCACCATGCAACAGTTTCAGCAAGTGCAGGTGCAATCACAAGGCACACCCATCACG AGTGCACCTGTCATGCAGGTGAGTGAGGGTCAACAGGTACAGATTGTCCAAGCTGCGCAGGGTCAAGCTCAAACAGCTCAAGCCCAAGGCCAGACCATGCAGGTCATGCAGCAAATCATCACCAACACAGGAGAGATCCAGCAAATCCCg GTGCAGCTTAACACCGGCCAACTACAATACATCCGTCTAGCTCAGCCTGTGTCTGGGGCCCAAGTGGTCCAAGGACAGATTCAGACTCTTGCCAACACCCAGCAG aTCACTCAGGCAGAAGTACAGCAAGGACAGCAGCAGTTCAACCAGTTTACTGACGGACAG CAGTTGTATCAGATTCAGCAGGTGACAATGCCAGCAGGACAGGAGCTGACCCAACCAATGTTCATTCAGTCCACTAACCAGGCGGGTGAAACACAGGTCACGCAGGTCACCACTGAATGA
- the nfyc gene encoding nuclear transcription factor Y subunit gamma isoform X2, with product MSADAFGAGGSDAQQTLQSFWPRVMEEIRNLTVDFRVQELPLARIKKIMKLDEDVKMISAEAPVLFAKAAQIFITELTLRAWIHTEDNKRRTLQRNDIAMAITKFDQFDFLIDIVPRDDLKPPKRQEEMRQSVAPAEPVQYYFTLAQQPGAVQVQGTQSAQQAGAQAATTIQPGQIIIAQSQQGQMLQGATMQQFQQVQVQSQGTPITSAPVMQVSEGQQVQIVQAAQGQAQTAQAQGQTMQVMQQIITNTGEIQQIPVQLNTGQLQYIRLAQPVSGAQVVQGQIQTLANTQQITQAEVQQGQQQFNQFTDGQKIFSDVQYDVNSSDNVFQLYQIQQVTMPAGQELTQPMFIQSTNQAGETQVTQVTTE from the exons GATTTTCGCGTGCAGGAGTTACCTCTAGCCCGAATCAAAAAGATCATGAAGCTGGATGAGGATGTCAAG ATGATCAGTGCAGAGGCTCCAGTCCTGTTTGCTAAGGCAGCTCAGATCTTCATCACAGAGCTCACCCTCAGAGCGTGGATCCACACCGAGGACAACAAGAGGCGCACGCTACAG AGGAACGACATTGCCATGGCAATAACAAAATTCGACCAGTTTGACTTCCTGATCGACATCGTGCCCCGGGATGACCTGAAGCCTCCAAAACGACAG GAGGAGATGCGTCAGTCGGTAGCTCCAGCCGAGCCGGTGCAGTACTACTTCACTTTGGCCCAGcagcctggagctgtgcaggtgCAGGGGACACAGTCTGCCCAGCAGGCTGGAGCACAAGCAGCCACAACCATTCAGCCGGGGCAGATTATCATCGCACAATCCCAACAAGGACAG ATGCTGCAAGGTGCCACCATGCAACAGTTTCAGCAAGTGCAGGTGCAATCACAAGGCACACCCATCACG AGTGCACCTGTCATGCAGGTGAGTGAGGGTCAACAGGTACAGATTGTCCAAGCTGCGCAGGGTCAAGCTCAAACAGCTCAAGCCCAAGGCCAGACCATGCAGGTCATGCAGCAAATCATCACCAACACAGGAGAGATCCAGCAAATCCCg GTGCAGCTTAACACCGGCCAACTACAATACATCCGTCTAGCTCAGCCTGTGTCTGGGGCCCAAGTGGTCCAAGGACAGATTCAGACTCTTGCCAACACCCAGCAG aTCACTCAGGCAGAAGTACAGCAAGGACAGCAGCAGTTCAACCAGTTTACTGACGGACAG AAGATCTTCTCAGATGTACAGTATGATGTTAATTCATCAGACAATGTCTTT CAGTTGTATCAGATTCAGCAGGTGACAATGCCAGCAGGACAGGAGCTGACCCAACCAATGTTCATTCAGTCCACTAACCAGGCGGGTGAAACACAGGTCACGCAGGTCACCACTGAATGA
- the nfyc gene encoding nuclear transcription factor Y subunit gamma isoform X8: MSADAFGAGGSDAQQTLQSFWPRVMEEIRNLTVDFRVQELPLARIKKIMKLDEDVKMISAEAPVLFAKAAQIFITELTLRAWIHTEDNKRRTLQRNDIAMAITKFDQFDFLIDIVPRDDLKPPKRQEEMRQSVAPAEPVQYYFTLAQQPGAVQVQGTQSAQQAGAQAATTIQPGQIIIAQSQQGQSAPVMQVSEGQQVQIVQAAQGQAQTAQAQGQTMQVMQQIITNTGEIQQIPVQLNTGQLQYIRLAQPVSGAQVVQGQIQTLANTQQITQAEVQQGQQQFNQFTDGQQLYQIQQVTMPAGQELTQPMFIQSTNQAGETQVTQVTTE, translated from the exons GATTTTCGCGTGCAGGAGTTACCTCTAGCCCGAATCAAAAAGATCATGAAGCTGGATGAGGATGTCAAG ATGATCAGTGCAGAGGCTCCAGTCCTGTTTGCTAAGGCAGCTCAGATCTTCATCACAGAGCTCACCCTCAGAGCGTGGATCCACACCGAGGACAACAAGAGGCGCACGCTACAG AGGAACGACATTGCCATGGCAATAACAAAATTCGACCAGTTTGACTTCCTGATCGACATCGTGCCCCGGGATGACCTGAAGCCTCCAAAACGACAG GAGGAGATGCGTCAGTCGGTAGCTCCAGCCGAGCCGGTGCAGTACTACTTCACTTTGGCCCAGcagcctggagctgtgcaggtgCAGGGGACACAGTCTGCCCAGCAGGCTGGAGCACAAGCAGCCACAACCATTCAGCCGGGGCAGATTATCATCGCACAATCCCAACAAGGACAG AGTGCACCTGTCATGCAGGTGAGTGAGGGTCAACAGGTACAGATTGTCCAAGCTGCGCAGGGTCAAGCTCAAACAGCTCAAGCCCAAGGCCAGACCATGCAGGTCATGCAGCAAATCATCACCAACACAGGAGAGATCCAGCAAATCCCg GTGCAGCTTAACACCGGCCAACTACAATACATCCGTCTAGCTCAGCCTGTGTCTGGGGCCCAAGTGGTCCAAGGACAGATTCAGACTCTTGCCAACACCCAGCAG aTCACTCAGGCAGAAGTACAGCAAGGACAGCAGCAGTTCAACCAGTTTACTGACGGACAG CAGTTGTATCAGATTCAGCAGGTGACAATGCCAGCAGGACAGGAGCTGACCCAACCAATGTTCATTCAGTCCACTAACCAGGCGGGTGAAACACAGGTCACGCAGGTCACCACTGAATGA